In the Drosophila biarmipes strain raj3 chromosome X, RU_DBia_V1.1, whole genome shotgun sequence genome, one interval contains:
- the LOC108027515 gene encoding DDB1- and CUL4-associated factor 8-like, giving the protein MEQTMGEIREDGEPEAMSGNTTPSAQTKKTTYSWNISRELYHRELNLTNRIGWRGAHTSAEGFNQAFYGSRQAVEQLTELFRRGKRGRCLSFNRAGDLLCSGYQLGNLVVWDWVNQKALCRFSPSRYGGVKRVRFLDSTGGLDIVSANDGGQVHRSLIPPSGGTVLHELLYSHEHVNQLIVVPQSRCEVMSCGSQLKHFDFRTHVGNTLLSCPQRIFSVAHHPYAPEICLGGSDEVLRVYDKRNPSTPLAQKSPFTAEHVSLECSWMKSVAYNHSGSEILVSYTHDDIYLFSTRDWSAGYLHKYRGRYNNPAGAAMFFGPKSEFILSTNYGAHILFWDRNTEALIKNTNARPFSWIHELEAHPWLPVLASAEAEHAIKLWAPRGGTENGLALMRDPLYI; this is encoded by the exons ATGGAACAAACTATGGGAGAAATCAGAGAGGATGGCGAGCCCGAGGCCATGAGTGGTAATACGACCCCCTCG GCCCAGACAAAGAAGACAACATATTCTTGGAACATAAGCCGCGAGTTGTACCACAGGGAGCTGAACCTAACCAACAGGATCGGGTGGCGCGGAGCCCACACGTCGGCAGAGGGCTTTAACCAGGCGTTTTACGGATCCCGCCAGGCCGTGGAACAGTTGACGGAGCTGTTCCGCCGCGGCAAGAGGGGCAGGTGCCTGAGCTTCAACCGGGCGGGCGACCTGCTGTGCTCCGGCTACCAGCTTGGCAACCTTGTCGTCTGGGACTGGGTCAACCAGAAGGCCCTGTGCCGCTTCTCTCCCAGCCGCTACGGGGGTGTCAAGAGGGTCAGGTTCCTGGACAGCACCGGCGGCCTGGACATCGTGAGCGCCAACGATGGCGGCCAGGTGCACCGGTCCCTGATCCCGCCCTCGGGGGGAACTGTCCTGCACGAGCTCTTGTACAGCCACGAGCACGTTAACCAGCTCATCGTGGTGCCCCAAAGTCGCTGCGAGGTGATGAGCTGCGGCTCGCAACTGAAACACTTCGACTTCCGCACCCACGTGGGCAACACTCTGCTGAGCTGCCCCCAGCGGATATTCAGCGTCGCCCATCACCCCTACGCTCCGGAAATCTGCTTGGGCGGATCGGACGAGGTACTGAGGGTCTACGACAAGCGGAACCCATCGACGCCCCTGGCGCAGAAGAGCCCGTTCACTGCGGAGCAC GTCTCATTGGAATGCTCATGGATGAAGTCCGTCGCTTATAACCACAGTGGGAGTGAGATCCTGGTCTCTTACACCCATGACGACATCTACTTGTTTAGCACCCGCGACTGGAGTGCCGGCTATCTGCACAAGTACAGGGGTCGCTA CAACAATCCCGCTGGTGCAGCCATGTTCTTCGGACCCAAGTCCGAGTTTATACTGAGCACAAACTACGGCGCGCATATTTTGTTCTGGGATCGAAACACTGAGGCGTTGATCAAGAATACGAATGCCAGGCCGTTCAGCTGGATCCATGAGCTGGAGGCACATCCATGGCTGCCGGTGCTGGCCAGCGCGGAGGCGGAGCATGCCATAAAACTCTGGGCTCCACGAGGGGGCACCGAAAATGGCCTAGCCTTAATGCGCGACCCACTGTACATATAG